The following proteins come from a genomic window of Pleuronectes platessa chromosome 2, fPlePla1.1, whole genome shotgun sequence:
- the LOC128453486 gene encoding matrix remodeling-associated protein 8 isoform X3, whose translation MKREDIIFQALLLIHISVACLFFAASAQSDSSSSVVVAGYNVSAPAGSNVVLQCVSGRMVWTRDSVMDRQRVVHWDLYRTQPDYAMERVVDMFSTEEQRIYNSYNLGRVGIITTAFKDGNFSLLIKDVTMNDRGLYSCNLHHLYCHLYETVRVQLNVTKSRRKEQRFWDGQKAVFVVLLGTTVALPCINRRNVWTDWSNDEGDQQVVHWDRQSPGIHQDRADRLVDLYASGEQRSYGPLFLQRKMNISNQAFSDGDFSLTISDLKPTDQGRYSCHLHHHYCGLHERREFQVTVEPPVIQTTRPAIALPAVDKDSTKAESTRVINVIVADQRHHFLLPLGYVLTSLLLLAFIILIIILITRRRRMKEFNPQASMRSSRSQTSPDEFEMDVTEVTVSNDEERGFEYKNNLLREKVHVNTQPKVIDLDKEMQKFSK comes from the exons tctcTGTGGCCTGCCTTTTCTTTGCAG CCTCAGCTCAGtccgacagcagcagcagtgtggtgGTGGCTGGTTACAACGTGAGCGCCCCGGCCGGGTCGAACGtggtgctgcagtgtgtgagtggcCGCATGGTGTGGACCAGGGACAGCgtgatggacagacagagggtGGTCCACTGGGACCTGTACCGGACCCAACCGGACTACGCCATGGAGAGGGTGGTGGACATGTTCtctacagaggagcagaggatttACAACTCCTACAACCTGGGCAGGGTCGGCATCATAACAACGGCCTTCAAGGACGGAAACTTCTCCCTGCTCATCAAAG ATGTGACGATGAACGACAGAGGCCTGTACTCCTGTAACCTCCACCATCTCTACTGTCACCTGTACGAGACAGTCAGAGTCCAGCTCAACGTCACCAAATCAC GCCGTAAGGAGCAGCGTTTCTGGGATGGACAGAAGGCGGTGTTCGTGGTGCTGCTCGGGACCACGGTGGCGCTGCCATGCATCAACCGACGCAATGTGTGGACGGACTGGAGCAACGATGAGGGGGACCAGCAG GTGGTTCACTGGGATCGCCAGTCACCAGGGATCCACCAAGACCGTGCTGACCGCCTGGTGGACCTGTACGCCTCTGGAGAGCAGCGCAGCTATGGGCCGCTGTTCCTCCAGAGAAAGATGAACATCAGCAACCAGGCCTTCTCAGATGGAGACTTCTCACTGACCATATCTGACCTAAAG CCCACAGATCAGGGGAGGTATTCCtgccacctccaccatcattaCTGTGGTCTACACGAGAGAAGAGAGTTCCAGGTCACAGTGGAGCCACCGGTGATTCAGACCACCCGGCCAGCCATAGCACTGCCTGCTGTGGacaaag ACTCGACCAAGGCTGAATCAACGCGAGTCATCAACGTCATCGTGGCCGACCAGAGACATCACTTCCTCCTGCCGCTGGGATACGTCCTcacctctctcctgctcctggcgttcatcatcctcatcatcatcctcatcacacGCAGACGTAGGATGAAAG agTTTAACCCGCAGGCATCTATGAG GTCCAGCAGGAGTCAGACCAGCCCTGATGAGTTTGAGATGGACGTCACTGAAGTCACTGTGAGCAACGATGAAGAGAGAGGATTTG AGTACAAGAACAACCTGCTGAGAGAGAAGGTCCATGTGAACACTCAGCCTAAGGTCATTGATCTTGATAAAG AGATGCAGAAATTTTCTaagtga
- the LOC128453486 gene encoding matrix remodeling-associated protein 8 isoform X1, translating to MAGRVRAFERVNMKREDIIFQALLLIHISVACLFFAASAQSDSSSSVVVAGYNVSAPAGSNVVLQCVSGRMVWTRDSVMDRQRVVHWDLYRTQPDYAMERVVDMFSTEEQRIYNSYNLGRVGIITTAFKDGNFSLLIKDVTMNDRGLYSCNLHHLYCHLYETVRVQLNVTKSRRKEQRFWDGQKAVFVVLLGTTVALPCINRRNVWTDWSNDEGDQQVVHWDRQSPGIHQDRADRLVDLYASGEQRSYGPLFLQRKMNISNQAFSDGDFSLTISDLKPTDQGRYSCHLHHHYCGLHERREFQVTVEPPVIQTTRPAIALPAVDKDSTKAESTRVINVIVADQRHHFLLPLGYVLTSLLLLAFIILIIILITRRRRMKEFNPQASMRSSRSQTSPDEFEMDVTEVTVSNDEERGFEYKNNLLREKVHVNTQPKVIDLDKEMQKFSK from the exons tctcTGTGGCCTGCCTTTTCTTTGCAG CCTCAGCTCAGtccgacagcagcagcagtgtggtgGTGGCTGGTTACAACGTGAGCGCCCCGGCCGGGTCGAACGtggtgctgcagtgtgtgagtggcCGCATGGTGTGGACCAGGGACAGCgtgatggacagacagagggtGGTCCACTGGGACCTGTACCGGACCCAACCGGACTACGCCATGGAGAGGGTGGTGGACATGTTCtctacagaggagcagaggatttACAACTCCTACAACCTGGGCAGGGTCGGCATCATAACAACGGCCTTCAAGGACGGAAACTTCTCCCTGCTCATCAAAG ATGTGACGATGAACGACAGAGGCCTGTACTCCTGTAACCTCCACCATCTCTACTGTCACCTGTACGAGACAGTCAGAGTCCAGCTCAACGTCACCAAATCAC GCCGTAAGGAGCAGCGTTTCTGGGATGGACAGAAGGCGGTGTTCGTGGTGCTGCTCGGGACCACGGTGGCGCTGCCATGCATCAACCGACGCAATGTGTGGACGGACTGGAGCAACGATGAGGGGGACCAGCAG GTGGTTCACTGGGATCGCCAGTCACCAGGGATCCACCAAGACCGTGCTGACCGCCTGGTGGACCTGTACGCCTCTGGAGAGCAGCGCAGCTATGGGCCGCTGTTCCTCCAGAGAAAGATGAACATCAGCAACCAGGCCTTCTCAGATGGAGACTTCTCACTGACCATATCTGACCTAAAG CCCACAGATCAGGGGAGGTATTCCtgccacctccaccatcattaCTGTGGTCTACACGAGAGAAGAGAGTTCCAGGTCACAGTGGAGCCACCGGTGATTCAGACCACCCGGCCAGCCATAGCACTGCCTGCTGTGGacaaag ACTCGACCAAGGCTGAATCAACGCGAGTCATCAACGTCATCGTGGCCGACCAGAGACATCACTTCCTCCTGCCGCTGGGATACGTCCTcacctctctcctgctcctggcgttcatcatcctcatcatcatcctcatcacacGCAGACGTAGGATGAAAG agTTTAACCCGCAGGCATCTATGAG GTCCAGCAGGAGTCAGACCAGCCCTGATGAGTTTGAGATGGACGTCACTGAAGTCACTGTGAGCAACGATGAAGAGAGAGGATTTG AGTACAAGAACAACCTGCTGAGAGAGAAGGTCCATGTGAACACTCAGCCTAAGGTCATTGATCTTGATAAAG AGATGCAGAAATTTTCTaagtga
- the LOC128453486 gene encoding matrix remodeling-associated protein 8 isoform X2 codes for MAGRVRAFERVNMKREDIIFQALLLIHTSAQSDSSSSVVVAGYNVSAPAGSNVVLQCVSGRMVWTRDSVMDRQRVVHWDLYRTQPDYAMERVVDMFSTEEQRIYNSYNLGRVGIITTAFKDGNFSLLIKDVTMNDRGLYSCNLHHLYCHLYETVRVQLNVTKSRRKEQRFWDGQKAVFVVLLGTTVALPCINRRNVWTDWSNDEGDQQVVHWDRQSPGIHQDRADRLVDLYASGEQRSYGPLFLQRKMNISNQAFSDGDFSLTISDLKPTDQGRYSCHLHHHYCGLHERREFQVTVEPPVIQTTRPAIALPAVDKDSTKAESTRVINVIVADQRHHFLLPLGYVLTSLLLLAFIILIIILITRRRRMKEFNPQASMRSSRSQTSPDEFEMDVTEVTVSNDEERGFEYKNNLLREKVHVNTQPKVIDLDKEMQKFSK; via the exons CCTCAGCTCAGtccgacagcagcagcagtgtggtgGTGGCTGGTTACAACGTGAGCGCCCCGGCCGGGTCGAACGtggtgctgcagtgtgtgagtggcCGCATGGTGTGGACCAGGGACAGCgtgatggacagacagagggtGGTCCACTGGGACCTGTACCGGACCCAACCGGACTACGCCATGGAGAGGGTGGTGGACATGTTCtctacagaggagcagaggatttACAACTCCTACAACCTGGGCAGGGTCGGCATCATAACAACGGCCTTCAAGGACGGAAACTTCTCCCTGCTCATCAAAG ATGTGACGATGAACGACAGAGGCCTGTACTCCTGTAACCTCCACCATCTCTACTGTCACCTGTACGAGACAGTCAGAGTCCAGCTCAACGTCACCAAATCAC GCCGTAAGGAGCAGCGTTTCTGGGATGGACAGAAGGCGGTGTTCGTGGTGCTGCTCGGGACCACGGTGGCGCTGCCATGCATCAACCGACGCAATGTGTGGACGGACTGGAGCAACGATGAGGGGGACCAGCAG GTGGTTCACTGGGATCGCCAGTCACCAGGGATCCACCAAGACCGTGCTGACCGCCTGGTGGACCTGTACGCCTCTGGAGAGCAGCGCAGCTATGGGCCGCTGTTCCTCCAGAGAAAGATGAACATCAGCAACCAGGCCTTCTCAGATGGAGACTTCTCACTGACCATATCTGACCTAAAG CCCACAGATCAGGGGAGGTATTCCtgccacctccaccatcattaCTGTGGTCTACACGAGAGAAGAGAGTTCCAGGTCACAGTGGAGCCACCGGTGATTCAGACCACCCGGCCAGCCATAGCACTGCCTGCTGTGGacaaag ACTCGACCAAGGCTGAATCAACGCGAGTCATCAACGTCATCGTGGCCGACCAGAGACATCACTTCCTCCTGCCGCTGGGATACGTCCTcacctctctcctgctcctggcgttcatcatcctcatcatcatcctcatcacacGCAGACGTAGGATGAAAG agTTTAACCCGCAGGCATCTATGAG GTCCAGCAGGAGTCAGACCAGCCCTGATGAGTTTGAGATGGACGTCACTGAAGTCACTGTGAGCAACGATGAAGAGAGAGGATTTG AGTACAAGAACAACCTGCTGAGAGAGAAGGTCCATGTGAACACTCAGCCTAAGGTCATTGATCTTGATAAAG AGATGCAGAAATTTTCTaagtga
- the LOC128453486 gene encoding matrix remodeling-associated protein 8 isoform X4 — MKREDIIFQALLLIHTSAQSDSSSSVVVAGYNVSAPAGSNVVLQCVSGRMVWTRDSVMDRQRVVHWDLYRTQPDYAMERVVDMFSTEEQRIYNSYNLGRVGIITTAFKDGNFSLLIKDVTMNDRGLYSCNLHHLYCHLYETVRVQLNVTKSRRKEQRFWDGQKAVFVVLLGTTVALPCINRRNVWTDWSNDEGDQQVVHWDRQSPGIHQDRADRLVDLYASGEQRSYGPLFLQRKMNISNQAFSDGDFSLTISDLKPTDQGRYSCHLHHHYCGLHERREFQVTVEPPVIQTTRPAIALPAVDKDSTKAESTRVINVIVADQRHHFLLPLGYVLTSLLLLAFIILIIILITRRRRMKEFNPQASMRSSRSQTSPDEFEMDVTEVTVSNDEERGFEYKNNLLREKVHVNTQPKVIDLDKEMQKFSK, encoded by the exons CCTCAGCTCAGtccgacagcagcagcagtgtggtgGTGGCTGGTTACAACGTGAGCGCCCCGGCCGGGTCGAACGtggtgctgcagtgtgtgagtggcCGCATGGTGTGGACCAGGGACAGCgtgatggacagacagagggtGGTCCACTGGGACCTGTACCGGACCCAACCGGACTACGCCATGGAGAGGGTGGTGGACATGTTCtctacagaggagcagaggatttACAACTCCTACAACCTGGGCAGGGTCGGCATCATAACAACGGCCTTCAAGGACGGAAACTTCTCCCTGCTCATCAAAG ATGTGACGATGAACGACAGAGGCCTGTACTCCTGTAACCTCCACCATCTCTACTGTCACCTGTACGAGACAGTCAGAGTCCAGCTCAACGTCACCAAATCAC GCCGTAAGGAGCAGCGTTTCTGGGATGGACAGAAGGCGGTGTTCGTGGTGCTGCTCGGGACCACGGTGGCGCTGCCATGCATCAACCGACGCAATGTGTGGACGGACTGGAGCAACGATGAGGGGGACCAGCAG GTGGTTCACTGGGATCGCCAGTCACCAGGGATCCACCAAGACCGTGCTGACCGCCTGGTGGACCTGTACGCCTCTGGAGAGCAGCGCAGCTATGGGCCGCTGTTCCTCCAGAGAAAGATGAACATCAGCAACCAGGCCTTCTCAGATGGAGACTTCTCACTGACCATATCTGACCTAAAG CCCACAGATCAGGGGAGGTATTCCtgccacctccaccatcattaCTGTGGTCTACACGAGAGAAGAGAGTTCCAGGTCACAGTGGAGCCACCGGTGATTCAGACCACCCGGCCAGCCATAGCACTGCCTGCTGTGGacaaag ACTCGACCAAGGCTGAATCAACGCGAGTCATCAACGTCATCGTGGCCGACCAGAGACATCACTTCCTCCTGCCGCTGGGATACGTCCTcacctctctcctgctcctggcgttcatcatcctcatcatcatcctcatcacacGCAGACGTAGGATGAAAG agTTTAACCCGCAGGCATCTATGAG GTCCAGCAGGAGTCAGACCAGCCCTGATGAGTTTGAGATGGACGTCACTGAAGTCACTGTGAGCAACGATGAAGAGAGAGGATTTG AGTACAAGAACAACCTGCTGAGAGAGAAGGTCCATGTGAACACTCAGCCTAAGGTCATTGATCTTGATAAAG AGATGCAGAAATTTTCTaagtga